A window of Nicotiana tabacum cultivar K326 chromosome 24, ASM71507v2, whole genome shotgun sequence contains these coding sequences:
- the LOC107777344 gene encoding putative disease resistance protein RGA4 isoform X2: MADPVIGATVHVFLEKLLSLTIEEVKCLRNCNKDVDMLTQNVSMIQAFIHDAERRQVEDQAVEQWLKRLERVAEDAENVFDEFLYESRRREVKIRNNPMRKVSGLFSHTAFKSKMSRKIKNINEELSAINQLANTLSLQPLKGPSRQILPIRETDSVVVASDVVGRDKDVAEIKEKMLNMRVDVVMCTIPIVGLGGSGKTTVAKIIFNDEEIKQHFEKRVWLCLPEMLETKSFLELMLESLTERKLEVQSRDIIVKKLQDELGGKKYLLVLDDLWHVDPPTLWHDFVDTLRGINTFRGNCILVTTRRDQVASSVAADPHKLKKLTDDHCWSIFKQRAFVDGEVTEELVSMGNRIVEMCKGLPLAASVLGGLLRNKEKHEWQTILGGNSLVAGGGDSGENNLKKILEFSYVYLPSPHLKKCFAYFAMFPKDFEFEKDQLIQLWMAEGYLRPCQKTTLMEDVGNKFFQILLQNSLLQDVKLDEHNNITHCKMHDLVHDLAGDILKSKLFDEKSDGGENLSQVQYFGWNSPRDKIDKINKPGHLCTLFLRSNHISEDTLLSFQFLRVLNLSRSAIKEISTSIGKLIHLRYLDLSNTMIKALPNSICKLYNMQTFRVNNCFSLKVLPDEMGNMISLRHIYYKSKYKPNYHHPTGWGEWCIDNYLFHMPLKMGQLTCLQTLQFFKVGLEKGRRIEELGFLKNLRGELTINGLQLVHNREEAGRAYLQEKPNIYKLAFLWSHDEPEDCQINDEDVLDGLQPHPNLKTLAVMDYLGTRFPSWFSEELLPHLVMLKLSGCGNCKEIPSLGQLKVLRHLELVGFHTLECIGPPFYGVEVNNNGASSNNANIQVFPLLRKLVLEDMPSLTEWKGVELMPTGSGGRGGVGVRMFPELEMLCISKCPLLKSTPNQFEILRELRIEGVNNEMPLLNLCSNLTSLIELFVNNVKELTCLPHEMLHNNFSLQHLWVLNCGEFREFPQSLYSLRSLKSLIIKDCTNFSSIPVPSGQNHLTSLQSFQLYNCDGLTSLPSGLLEHCPSLESLAVYNCNNLVSFPLHVWEMPSLSAIAISECPKLNSVPTGGLCCLTGLRALSIGPFSELVDFGAFQLIFNGIQQLSSLRTLWMYGRAHWDSLPYQLMQLSALTELGMVEFGIEVLPHSLGNLTSLGKLTLVRCKLLKHVDFLDAMPKLRHLEIRDCPLLEALLDGLVNLVSLEELILRNCEKLQHLPSRDSIQRLTKLRHLEIHNCPQLEESCTNLTSQITAPIFQFFRKLNFN; this comes from the exons ATGGCCGATCCTGTAATTGGTGCTACTGTTCATGTTTTTCTTGAGAAGCTGCTTTCTCTCACTATTGAGGAAGTCAAATGTTTAAGGAACTGCAACAAAGATGTCGATATGCTAACACAAAATGTATCCATGATCCAAGCTTTCATTCACGATGCTGAAAGACGACAAGTTGAGGATCAAGCTGTGGAACAATGGCTCAAGAGGCTTGAGAGGGTTGCTGAAGATGCTGAAAATGTGTTTGACGAGTTCTTATATGAATCTCGCAGAAGAGAAGTGAAGATCCGAAACAACCCAATGAGAAAGGTCAGTGGTCTCTTTTCTCATACAGCTTTTAAGAGCAAAATGtctcgaaaaatcaaaaacaTCAACGAAGAGTTGAGTGCTATCAATCAGTTAGCCAATACCCTTAGTCTCCAACCTTTAAAAGGTCCTTCTCGGCAAATACTACCAATTCGAGAAACAGATTCTGTGGTAGTTGCTTCTGATGTTGTTGGTAGAGACAAGGATGTTGCTGAAATAAAGGAGAAGATGTTGAACATGAGAGTGGATGTTGTTATGTGCACCATTCCTATAGTGGGTCTTGGAGGTTCAGGGAAAACAACTGTCGCTAAGATAATTTTCAATGATGAAGAGATCAAGCAACATTTTGAAAAGAGAGTTTGGTTGTGTCTACCTGAAATGTTAGAAACTAAGAGCTTTCTTGAATTGATGCTCGAATCATTGACAGAAAGGAAACTTGAGGTCCAAAGTAGGGATATAATAGTCAAGAAGCTGCAAGATGAATTGGGAGGGAAGAAGTATTTGCTTGTCCTGGATGATTTGTGGCATGTTGACCCCCCTACATTGTGGCACGATTTCGTGGACACTTTGAGAGGAATAAATACATTCAGAGGAAACTGCATTCTTGTGACTACTCGTAGGGATCAGGTGGCATCCTCAGTAGCAGCAGATCCTCATAAGTTGAAAAAATTAACAGATGATCATTGTTGGTCCATTTTCAAACAAAGAGCATTTGTTGATGGGGAGGTTACAGAGGAATTAGTGAGCATGGGCAACAGGATTGTTGAAATGTGTAAAGGTCTACCATTGGCAGCAAGTGTGTTGGGAGGCCTCTTACGCAACAAAGAAAAACATGAATGGCAGACAATTCTTGGTGGCAACTCCCTTGTTGCAGGTGGAGGTGATAGTGGGGagaataatttaaagaaaatcctAGAATTCAGCTATGTTTATCTACCATCTCCACATCTGAAAAAATGCTTTGCGTACTTTGCAATGTTTCCAAAAGATTTTGAATTTGAAAAGGACCAACTAATCCAACTCTGGATGGCAGAAGGATATCTTCGTCCTTGCCAAAAGACCACCTTGATGGAAGACGTCGGCAACAAGTTTTTTCAAATTTTGTTGCAAAATTCCTTGCTGCAAGATGTTAAGCTAGATGAGCACAACAATATAACACACTGTAAGATGCATGATCTTGTGCATGATTTGGCTGGAGATATtttaaaatctaaactatttGATGAGAAGAGCGACGGTGGAGAAAATCTTTCTCAAGTTCAATACTTTGGATGGAACTCACCAAGAGATAAAATAGATAAGATAAATAAGCCAGGACATCTGTGCACATTGTTCTTGAGAAGTAATCATATATCTGAAGATACGCTATTGAGCTTTCAGTTCTTGAGAGTTTTAAATTTGTCCAGGTCAGCCATCAAGGAGATATCAACCTCAATCGGCAAGCTTATACACTTGAGATATCTTGATCTCTCCAACACTATGATCAAAGCGCTGCCCAACTCCATTTGCAAGCTCTACAATATGCAAACATTTCGAGTCAATAACTGCTTTTCACTCAAGGTGCTTCCAGACGAGATGGGAAATATGATAAGTTTGAGACATATATATTACAAATCTAAATACAAACCAAATTATCATCATCCTACAGGTTGGGGAGAATGGTGTATTGATAATTATCTCTTTCATATGCCACTTAAGATGGGTCAATTAACTTGTCTTCAAACCCTACAGTTTTTCAAGGTAGGTTTAGAGAAAGGTCGTCGAATAGAAGAATTAGGTTTTTTAAAAAACCTTAGAGGTGAATTGACAATCAACGGTCTGCAATTGGTTCATAATAGAGAAGAAGCTGGAAGAGCATATCTACAGGAGAAACCAAATATCTACAAGCTGGCATTTCTATGGTCCCATGATGAACCAGAAGACTGTCAAATAAATGATGAGGATGTTTTGGATGGTCTTCAACCACATCCTAACTTGAAAACCTTAGCAGTAATGGACTATTTGGGGACTAGATTTCCTTCATGGTTCAGTGAAGAGTTGCTACCACATTTGGTCATGTTGAAATTAAGTGGCTGCGGAAATTGCAAAGAAATTCCATCGCTTGGCCAACTGAAAGTCCTTCGGCATCTTGAACTGGTGGGCTTCCACACGTTGGAATGCATTGGGCCTCCATTTTATGGCGTTGAAGTTAACAATAATGGAGCAAGCAGCAATAACGCTAATATTCAAGTGTTCCCGTTACTTAGAAAACTAGTATTGGAGGATATGCCTAGCCTCACTGAGTGGAAGGGAGTGGAATTGATGCCAACTGGAAGTGGTGGTAGAGGCGGAGTTGGAGTAAGAATGTTTCCCGAGCTTGAGATGTTGTGTATTAGTAAATGTCCATTGTTAAAAAGTACTCCAAATCAATTTGAAATCTTACGTGAATTAAGGATTGAAGGAGTTAACAATGAAATGCCATTGTTGAACTTGTGCAGCAACTTGACTTCTCTCATTGAGCTTTTTGTCAATAATGTGAAAGAGCTCACTTGTCTTCCACATGAAATGCTACACAACAATTTTTCTCTTCAACATCTATGGGTCTTAAATTGCGGAGAGTTTCGTGAATTTCCACAGAGTTTGTACAGTCTCCGTTCTCTTAAGAGCTTGATAATTAAGGACTGCACCAATTTCAGTTCCATTCCTGTTCCCAGTGGACAGAATCATTTGACTTCCCTCCAAAGTTTTCAGTTATACAATTGTGATGGATTGACTAGCTTACCAAGTGGTCTGCTAGAGCATTGTCCGTCTCTGGAGTCTTTGGCAGTCTACAACTGTAACAACTTAGTTTCCTTCCCTTTACATGTGTGGGAAATGCCTTCACTTTCAGCTATAGCTATATCAGAATGTCCCAAACTGAATAGTGTACCCACAGGGGGCCTTTGCTGTCTCACTGGTTTAAGGGCATTGTCAATAGGTCCTTTCTCAGAGTTGGTGGATTTTGGCGCATTCCAATTGATTTTTAATGGCATTCAGCAGCTATCGTCCCTTCGTACATTGTGGATGTATGGACGTGCGCACTGGGATTCTCTGCCCTATCAGCTTATGCAACTTTCTGCCCTAACAGAGCTTGGAATGGTTGAATTTGGAATCGAGGTTCTTCCTCATAGTCTTGGCAACCTTACTTCTCTTGGAAAATTGACGCTAGTGAGGTGCAAACTTCTAAAACATGTGGACTTCTTAGATGCCATGCCCAAATTACGGCATTTGGAGATCCGTGATTGTCCATTGTTAGAAGCTCTGTTGGATGGGCTCGTCAACCTTGTTTCTTTGGAAGAGTTAATTTTAAGGAACTGCGAAAAACTACAACATCTGCCATCTAGAGATTCCATTCAACGGCTCACCAAATTACGGCACCTGGAAATTCATAACTGCCCACAGTTAGAAGAAAGTTGCACCAATCTGACAAGCCAAATTACGGCTCCCATATTTCAGTTTTTCCGCAA ATTAAATTTCAATTGA
- the LOC107777344 gene encoding putative disease resistance protein RGA4 isoform X1: MADPVIGATVHVFLEKLLSLTIEEVKCLRNCNKDVDMLTQNVSMIQAFIHDAERRQVEDQAVEQWLKRLERVAEDAENVFDEFLYESRRREVKIRNNPMRKVSGLFSHTAFKSKMSRKIKNINEELSAINQLANTLSLQPLKGPSRQILPIRETDSVVVASDVVGRDKDVAEIKEKMLNMRVDVVMCTIPIVGLGGSGKTTVAKIIFNDEEIKQHFEKRVWLCLPEMLETKSFLELMLESLTERKLEVQSRDIIVKKLQDELGGKKYLLVLDDLWHVDPPTLWHDFVDTLRGINTFRGNCILVTTRRDQVASSVAADPHKLKKLTDDHCWSIFKQRAFVDGEVTEELVSMGNRIVEMCKGLPLAASVLGGLLRNKEKHEWQTILGGNSLVAGGGDSGENNLKKILEFSYVYLPSPHLKKCFAYFAMFPKDFEFEKDQLIQLWMAEGYLRPCQKTTLMEDVGNKFFQILLQNSLLQDVKLDEHNNITHCKMHDLVHDLAGDILKSKLFDEKSDGGENLSQVQYFGWNSPRDKIDKINKPGHLCTLFLRSNHISEDTLLSFQFLRVLNLSRSAIKEISTSIGKLIHLRYLDLSNTMIKALPNSICKLYNMQTFRVNNCFSLKVLPDEMGNMISLRHIYYKSKYKPNYHHPTGWGEWCIDNYLFHMPLKMGQLTCLQTLQFFKVGLEKGRRIEELGFLKNLRGELTINGLQLVHNREEAGRAYLQEKPNIYKLAFLWSHDEPEDCQINDEDVLDGLQPHPNLKTLAVMDYLGTRFPSWFSEELLPHLVMLKLSGCGNCKEIPSLGQLKVLRHLELVGFHTLECIGPPFYGVEVNNNGASSNNANIQVFPLLRKLVLEDMPSLTEWKGVELMPTGSGGRGGVGVRMFPELEMLCISKCPLLKSTPNQFEILRELRIEGVNNEMPLLNLCSNLTSLIELFVNNVKELTCLPHEMLHNNFSLQHLWVLNCGEFREFPQSLYSLRSLKSLIIKDCTNFSSIPVPSGQNHLTSLQSFQLYNCDGLTSLPSGLLEHCPSLESLAVYNCNNLVSFPLHVWEMPSLSAIAISECPKLNSVPTGGLCCLTGLRALSIGPFSELVDFGAFQLIFNGIQQLSSLRTLWMYGRAHWDSLPYQLMQLSALTELGMVEFGIEVLPHSLGNLTSLGKLTLVRCKLLKHVDFLDAMPKLRHLEIRDCPLLEALLDGLVNLVSLEELILRNCEKLQHLPSRDSIQRLTKLRHLEIHNCPQLEESCTNLTSQITAPIFQFFRKSLFLFQFLSLSFFFFKISSILLSLNFQNFSFPKPIHVTVVLKNSRKKKSSILIQSFNLQLYDITKNAKLSVN; this comes from the coding sequence ATGGCCGATCCTGTAATTGGTGCTACTGTTCATGTTTTTCTTGAGAAGCTGCTTTCTCTCACTATTGAGGAAGTCAAATGTTTAAGGAACTGCAACAAAGATGTCGATATGCTAACACAAAATGTATCCATGATCCAAGCTTTCATTCACGATGCTGAAAGACGACAAGTTGAGGATCAAGCTGTGGAACAATGGCTCAAGAGGCTTGAGAGGGTTGCTGAAGATGCTGAAAATGTGTTTGACGAGTTCTTATATGAATCTCGCAGAAGAGAAGTGAAGATCCGAAACAACCCAATGAGAAAGGTCAGTGGTCTCTTTTCTCATACAGCTTTTAAGAGCAAAATGtctcgaaaaatcaaaaacaTCAACGAAGAGTTGAGTGCTATCAATCAGTTAGCCAATACCCTTAGTCTCCAACCTTTAAAAGGTCCTTCTCGGCAAATACTACCAATTCGAGAAACAGATTCTGTGGTAGTTGCTTCTGATGTTGTTGGTAGAGACAAGGATGTTGCTGAAATAAAGGAGAAGATGTTGAACATGAGAGTGGATGTTGTTATGTGCACCATTCCTATAGTGGGTCTTGGAGGTTCAGGGAAAACAACTGTCGCTAAGATAATTTTCAATGATGAAGAGATCAAGCAACATTTTGAAAAGAGAGTTTGGTTGTGTCTACCTGAAATGTTAGAAACTAAGAGCTTTCTTGAATTGATGCTCGAATCATTGACAGAAAGGAAACTTGAGGTCCAAAGTAGGGATATAATAGTCAAGAAGCTGCAAGATGAATTGGGAGGGAAGAAGTATTTGCTTGTCCTGGATGATTTGTGGCATGTTGACCCCCCTACATTGTGGCACGATTTCGTGGACACTTTGAGAGGAATAAATACATTCAGAGGAAACTGCATTCTTGTGACTACTCGTAGGGATCAGGTGGCATCCTCAGTAGCAGCAGATCCTCATAAGTTGAAAAAATTAACAGATGATCATTGTTGGTCCATTTTCAAACAAAGAGCATTTGTTGATGGGGAGGTTACAGAGGAATTAGTGAGCATGGGCAACAGGATTGTTGAAATGTGTAAAGGTCTACCATTGGCAGCAAGTGTGTTGGGAGGCCTCTTACGCAACAAAGAAAAACATGAATGGCAGACAATTCTTGGTGGCAACTCCCTTGTTGCAGGTGGAGGTGATAGTGGGGagaataatttaaagaaaatcctAGAATTCAGCTATGTTTATCTACCATCTCCACATCTGAAAAAATGCTTTGCGTACTTTGCAATGTTTCCAAAAGATTTTGAATTTGAAAAGGACCAACTAATCCAACTCTGGATGGCAGAAGGATATCTTCGTCCTTGCCAAAAGACCACCTTGATGGAAGACGTCGGCAACAAGTTTTTTCAAATTTTGTTGCAAAATTCCTTGCTGCAAGATGTTAAGCTAGATGAGCACAACAATATAACACACTGTAAGATGCATGATCTTGTGCATGATTTGGCTGGAGATATtttaaaatctaaactatttGATGAGAAGAGCGACGGTGGAGAAAATCTTTCTCAAGTTCAATACTTTGGATGGAACTCACCAAGAGATAAAATAGATAAGATAAATAAGCCAGGACATCTGTGCACATTGTTCTTGAGAAGTAATCATATATCTGAAGATACGCTATTGAGCTTTCAGTTCTTGAGAGTTTTAAATTTGTCCAGGTCAGCCATCAAGGAGATATCAACCTCAATCGGCAAGCTTATACACTTGAGATATCTTGATCTCTCCAACACTATGATCAAAGCGCTGCCCAACTCCATTTGCAAGCTCTACAATATGCAAACATTTCGAGTCAATAACTGCTTTTCACTCAAGGTGCTTCCAGACGAGATGGGAAATATGATAAGTTTGAGACATATATATTACAAATCTAAATACAAACCAAATTATCATCATCCTACAGGTTGGGGAGAATGGTGTATTGATAATTATCTCTTTCATATGCCACTTAAGATGGGTCAATTAACTTGTCTTCAAACCCTACAGTTTTTCAAGGTAGGTTTAGAGAAAGGTCGTCGAATAGAAGAATTAGGTTTTTTAAAAAACCTTAGAGGTGAATTGACAATCAACGGTCTGCAATTGGTTCATAATAGAGAAGAAGCTGGAAGAGCATATCTACAGGAGAAACCAAATATCTACAAGCTGGCATTTCTATGGTCCCATGATGAACCAGAAGACTGTCAAATAAATGATGAGGATGTTTTGGATGGTCTTCAACCACATCCTAACTTGAAAACCTTAGCAGTAATGGACTATTTGGGGACTAGATTTCCTTCATGGTTCAGTGAAGAGTTGCTACCACATTTGGTCATGTTGAAATTAAGTGGCTGCGGAAATTGCAAAGAAATTCCATCGCTTGGCCAACTGAAAGTCCTTCGGCATCTTGAACTGGTGGGCTTCCACACGTTGGAATGCATTGGGCCTCCATTTTATGGCGTTGAAGTTAACAATAATGGAGCAAGCAGCAATAACGCTAATATTCAAGTGTTCCCGTTACTTAGAAAACTAGTATTGGAGGATATGCCTAGCCTCACTGAGTGGAAGGGAGTGGAATTGATGCCAACTGGAAGTGGTGGTAGAGGCGGAGTTGGAGTAAGAATGTTTCCCGAGCTTGAGATGTTGTGTATTAGTAAATGTCCATTGTTAAAAAGTACTCCAAATCAATTTGAAATCTTACGTGAATTAAGGATTGAAGGAGTTAACAATGAAATGCCATTGTTGAACTTGTGCAGCAACTTGACTTCTCTCATTGAGCTTTTTGTCAATAATGTGAAAGAGCTCACTTGTCTTCCACATGAAATGCTACACAACAATTTTTCTCTTCAACATCTATGGGTCTTAAATTGCGGAGAGTTTCGTGAATTTCCACAGAGTTTGTACAGTCTCCGTTCTCTTAAGAGCTTGATAATTAAGGACTGCACCAATTTCAGTTCCATTCCTGTTCCCAGTGGACAGAATCATTTGACTTCCCTCCAAAGTTTTCAGTTATACAATTGTGATGGATTGACTAGCTTACCAAGTGGTCTGCTAGAGCATTGTCCGTCTCTGGAGTCTTTGGCAGTCTACAACTGTAACAACTTAGTTTCCTTCCCTTTACATGTGTGGGAAATGCCTTCACTTTCAGCTATAGCTATATCAGAATGTCCCAAACTGAATAGTGTACCCACAGGGGGCCTTTGCTGTCTCACTGGTTTAAGGGCATTGTCAATAGGTCCTTTCTCAGAGTTGGTGGATTTTGGCGCATTCCAATTGATTTTTAATGGCATTCAGCAGCTATCGTCCCTTCGTACATTGTGGATGTATGGACGTGCGCACTGGGATTCTCTGCCCTATCAGCTTATGCAACTTTCTGCCCTAACAGAGCTTGGAATGGTTGAATTTGGAATCGAGGTTCTTCCTCATAGTCTTGGCAACCTTACTTCTCTTGGAAAATTGACGCTAGTGAGGTGCAAACTTCTAAAACATGTGGACTTCTTAGATGCCATGCCCAAATTACGGCATTTGGAGATCCGTGATTGTCCATTGTTAGAAGCTCTGTTGGATGGGCTCGTCAACCTTGTTTCTTTGGAAGAGTTAATTTTAAGGAACTGCGAAAAACTACAACATCTGCCATCTAGAGATTCCATTCAACGGCTCACCAAATTACGGCACCTGGAAATTCATAACTGCCCACAGTTAGAAGAAAGTTGCACCAATCTGACAAGCCAAATTACGGCTCCCATATTTCAGTTTTTCCGCAAGTCTCTGTTTCTCTTTCAGTTTCTGAgtctatcttttttctttttcaaaatctcCTCCATCCTCctctccctaaatttccaaaacttctcATTCCCCAAACCAATACATGTTACTGTAGTACTGAAGAATTCcaggaaaaaaaaaagttctATATTAATTCAATCCTTCAACTTGCAATTATATGACATCACGAAAAATGCAAAGTTATCAGTGAATTGA